The sequence below is a genomic window from Cobetia sp. cqz5-12.
CGACAGCCGCGAGCAGGCCCGCCTGGATCAGTGGCAGGCGCTGATCGAGCGCCTCGACAACTGGGAGCCGGAGACGCTGGAAGACGCCGCACTGCTCGATGACGCCCTGAAGGAAGCCGACACCCTCGGCCCGCTTCCGCGTGGCAAGCGGGGCGACGGCATGCGTCGTCGCTGGACCGGCATTCTCAAGCGTCGCGAGCAGCGTCTGGATGAACTGCACGCCCTGCAATTGCGCGAGGAATGGCAGCAATGGCGTGATCTGCTCGAGCAGCACGCCGTGGCGGATGCCAGCGCGCGCAACGGCGACGTGCAGGATGTCGAGCTGCCGAACACCTCGGCCTTCGACGACAACAGCCGTCAGGCCAATGCGGCGCGCAACCAGATGCGCCAGGCCCTGCCGAGCAACTGCAGCGCTGCCAACGAGCGCCTGGCCGAGCTGCGTGTTCACCTGGCCATTCTGTTCGAGGCCCCGCTGGGCAGCGAAGATGAATCACGCCGCCTGACCGTGCAGGTCGCGCGCATCAACCAGCAGCTGGGTGAGCGCATGGAGCGTGAAGAAGAGCTGGATGAGGTGCTGGATGCGCTGCTCGCCAACGGTCCGCTGGACTGGGACGCCTGGCAGACCGAGCTGCCGCGCTTCGATGCGCTGTTCAATCACTGAGCCAGCACGCCTGAACCGTTGACGCCTGAGCGAGTAACGCAACGAAAAGCCCCCGCCTCTCTCGAGACGGGGGCTTTTTCATTCTCTCGTCAGGCGGGGCCGGGTGCCAACCCTGTTCTGGCTCGCGCTATCACAGAGCATCAGCCCATGAACTGACCGCCATTGATGTCCAGGTTGGCACCGGTGATGAAGCCGGATTTCTCGTCGGCCAGGAAGGCAACCGCGCGTGCGATCTCATCCGGCTGGCCGTAGCGCTTGACCGGGATGGTCTCGCGGATCGATTCACGGATCTCTTCGGGGATCTTCATGATCATGTCGGTGGCGATATAGCCCGGCGACAGAGTGTTGACGGTGATGCCCTTGGTCGCGGTTTCCTGCGCCAGGGCCATGGTCAGGCCATGCATGCCCGCCTTGGCGGCCGAGTAGTTGACCTGGCCGAACTGGCCCTTGCGGCCATTGATGGAGGAGATGTTCACGATGCGGCCGTACTTGTGCTCCAGCATGTCATTGATGACGGCACGGCAGGTATTGAAGACGCTGTCGAGGTTGCAGTTGATGACTTCGCGCCACTGCTCATAGCTCATCTTGCGCATGGAGGTATCACGCGTGATGCCGGCGCAGTTGACCAGTACCGCGATTGGACCGAAGCGCTCGCGGATTTCGTTGACGCCTGCCTGACAGGCTTCGAAGTTGTCCAGCTCGATGCCGGACAGTGCGATGTTCTCGAACCCGGCAGCGCGCTGTTCCGTCAGCCACCCCTCTGCCTTTTCCTTGTTCCTGTAACCCGCAATTACCTGATACCCCTGGTTCGCCAGCTCGCGGCAGATGGCGGAACCAATGCCACCGGTACCACCGGTAACCCATGCGACGGGTGCTGTTTGAGTCATCTTATTGTGTCTCCCTAATCCTGGAACGTCCTGTGTCCTTGGCTTGGGCACAGCTTGGCGAATCTGCGGACACCCCCGCCCTGAGAAAACGAGAATGCCTGCAACGACAACAATGACCCGCGTCTCTAACAGCCTGATGACAATCGTGCACTCTGTGACGCCTGCCATCCGCCTGCGCGAGGCGCGTCCTCCTCAGTATGGACAGGATGCAGCGGGAATGTATGTAGCAGATCTCTCACACAAGATGCCGATAATCGCTCGAGGCACGCAGACGGGTTGGTGACGACTCACCGGGCACGAGAAGTTTGCGCCAATTACGGGATAACGGTTGACGCAGCACTGTATATCCTTATACTACGCCCCACGTTGATGCGGGGTGGAGCAGTCTGGTAGCTCGTCGGGCTCATAACCCGAAGGTCATCGGTTCAAATCCGGTCCCCGCTACCACTGACAAATCGTTGCCTATCAGGCAATTGCTGGTCAGACACCAACGTGATGTTGCGGGATGGAGCAGTCTGGTAGCTCGTCGGGCTCATAACCCGAAGGTCATCGGTTCAAATCCGGTTCCCGCTACCAACCTCTGATGCGTCAGAGTTGGAGCAAAGGCAGTACCCAGTGTTGCGGGGTGGAGCAGTCTGGTAGCTCGTCGGGCTCATAACCCGAAGGTCATCGGTTCAAATCCGGTCCCCGCTACCAAGAATTCGAAAGGCCTGATGCCATGCATCAGGCCTTTTTCGTATGCGTGAAATTCCTGTGCGAGGATATCGCTGAGGCCAGCGCCCGGACCTCGCTTGTCCCTTTCTCAACGCCCATCACCTTCCCACTCATCACGTCAGCCCCAAGGGAGTGCCTGCATGCGTCACTGGCTGGTCAAGACCGAACCCGATGCCTTCTCGCTGGATGACCTGCGCCGCGAAACACCGGCGCTATGGGATGGCGTGCGCAACTATCAGGCGCGCAACTTCCTGCGCGAGATGCAGCTCGGTGATGTCGTGCTCATCCAGCACTCCAGCTGCAAGGTACCTGCAGTGGTCGGACTGGCTGTCGTCAGCGAACTCGCCCTGCCCGACCCGACGGCCAGTGACCCCGAGCACAAGGGCTTCGACCCACGTCAGGTGGCGGACATCGATGCCGACAAGCCTCCACGCTGGGTCGCCCCGCGTCTGAGCTACCTTCGCCCGCTGCGCAACTCCCTGCCCATCGCGCGCCTGAAGGCCCGGCCCGAGCTGGCGGACAGCCACCTGGTGCGCCGTGCACGCCTGTCCGTGATGCCGCTCAGCGAGAGCGAAGCTGCCTGCATCGCCAGCCTGGCCGGCGACACTCTGCTGCCATGAACCGACGCGCCCGGGGCGCGCACGTGAGGAAGTGTCCGGCAGCGCCTTGAACTCCACTGCGACGGGCCGCATCATCAGGCCAACCGGCTCGCGCGCGAGCCTTGAATCGCAGACAGAATTTCGGGGCATGCACCATGATCATCGATCCCAATACCGGCCAGCCATTGACCGGCAATGACACCACCGCCGCCCAGCCACAAGGGGTGGTCGGCGGCGGTGCCGCCAGTGCACCGCGCCAGGCAGAAGACGCCAACACCTACATCATCGATGTGGACATGAGCAATCTTCAGCAGGTACTGGAAGCCTCACAGCAAGTGCCGGTACTGCTGGATTGCTGGTCGCCGCAGAGTGAGCATTGCCTCGTCCTGACACCGATCCTCGAGAAGCTGGCACGTGAATATGCGGGTGGCTTCATCCTGGCCAAGCTGAACGCCGAGGAGCAGCAGGACATCGCCGCCCAGCTGGGCGTACGCTCGGTGCCGGACGTCAAGCTGGTCATCCAGGGCGGTCTGGCAGGCAACTTCACCGGCGCGCGTCCGGAAGCCGAGATTCGCCAGTTCCTCGAGCAGCACAAGGTCCAGCCGGCGGCAGGGGCAGGCCCCAGCCTTTCAGAGCAGGCAGCTACTGCGCTGGAAAGCGGCGACCTCGTCACCGCCAAGGCGCTGTATCAGCAACTGGCGCAGGAATCCCCCGACACACCGGAATACCGCATCCACCTCGCCTCGGTGCTGGTCGCCGAGGGCAATGGTGAAGAAGCCCGCCAGCTGCTGGACTCCCTCAAGCCGGAAGACCGTGACGGCGCCCAGGCGCGTGGCGTGCGTGCGCGCATCGACTTCATCGCCGAGGCTCCCTCTCCCGAAGAGGTGCAGGCGATGATCGAGCGGGACGACAGCGAAGCCCGCTACCAGCGCGCCATGCGTGACCTGGCGGATGGCCACTACGAACTGGCGCTGGATGCCCTGATCAGCCTGGTGAAGACCGACCGCCAGTACGGCGAGGATCTGGCACGCAAGACGCTGCTGCGTGTCTTCGATGCCCTCGGCGCCACCCATGAGCTGACCGTGCGCTTCCGCCGCCAACTGTTCGCTCTGATGTACTGATCGTGCTGATGAGCTGCTCGCACCGCTGACCGTCTTGATGAGCTGAACAGCCACGCAGACGACAAGGCCCCGCCTCCGGTAAAGGAAGCGGGGCCTTGTCATCGAGGGCCAGCCGTCGCGCCGATTCAAGGGCTAACGACGGCTCCAGCCCTTGAGAAGCGAGGGGCGAGCACGCGATTCGCGCACGCTGGGCGGAAAGTCCACCTCAAGCTCCTGGCCCGCAGAGGTCACGGCGTCTGGCGCAGACGGGGTGGCAGATGACGCCGCGGGTGCACGACAGCGGGAAGATGGCGGCGATGAACGCGCCAGGCGCAGGCTCCCGCCCTGACAACACCATTCACGACAGGCCGTCACGCCTGCATCCCTGCTTGCTGGCCGCCCCTGTCGCGGCGTCTCTGCCACCTCATGTCTCATCGTCGCATCTCCTGATGACAAGCCCCTCCCGATGAGCGGCCTGTCTTCAGAGTTGACGATAATGATTCTCAATTCAAGTTTGCAATGAGAGATAGCTGCCAACGAAACGCCCCAGGCTGACCCAGATCAACTCCGGCTCTCTTTAGCAACCTCAGCCTTTCTGCAGGCGCTCGTCCATCTGCTGCAGCGCCTGCTCCAGCTGCACGCGCGTGGTGGCGTAGTTCAAGCGCACGAAGCCCGGCCAGCCGAAATCTGCGCCATCCGACAGCGCGACATCGCATTCCTCGAGCAGGGTCTGCTGCGGAGACTCTCCAAGCCCTGCCTTGCGCATATCCAGCCAGGCCAGATAGGTGGCCTGCGGGCGCGACATGCTGACGCCGTCCCAGCGTGCCACATGGCTTTCCAGCAGATCGAGATTGTCACGCAGCACGCTCAGCAACTCCTGACGCCACGGCTCACCCTCGCGCCACGCCGCTTCGGTCGCGGCCATGCCCAGCACATTGGTATCGGGCATCAAGCCATTGGCGGCGCCGGTGAATCGTGCACGCAGCTTGGGATCGGTGATCACCGCGCAGGCGAACGTAAGCCCGGCGGTGTTGAAGGTCTTGGAGGGCGCCCACAGGGTCACGCAGCGCGCCGCCAGTCGCTCGCTCAGGCTGGCCAGCGGAATATGGCGGGCCGTCGGGTCCACGACCAGATCGGCATGCAGCTCATCGGAGACCACCAGCAGATCGTGACGCTCGACCAGCTCCGCCAGCGCCTCGAGCTCTTCCTCACGCCAGACGCGGCCGGTAGGATTGTGCGGGTGGCACCATAGCAGCAGCTCGGTCTCGGGCGTGATGGCCGCTTCCAGGGCCTCCAGATCCAGACGCCAGGGGCCGCCTTGCGTCTCGGGCTCAGCAAGCGGTGCCATCTGCGCCAGTCGCCCGGTCTTCTGGGCCACCTTGAGGAAGGGCGGGTAGATCGGGGTCGTCGTGACCACCCCCGCGCCGGGAGAGGTCAATGCCAGACTGGCCAGGTGCAAGGCCGGCACCACGCCCGGCAGCCAGACGATGGCGTCACGCGGCACCTCCCAGCCATAATGCTCGCGACTCCAGTCACACAGGCTGTCATCGAGGCTCTCCGACGGCTTGGCATAGCCGTAGACCGGATGTGCCACTCGCTCGGCCAGCGCTCGCGTCACGGCGGGCGGGGCGCTGAAGTCCATGTCGGCAATCCAGAGGGGCATGACGTCCGAGGCGTAGCGATCCCACTTCTGGGAGGGATACTGGCGTCGATCGAGCGGGGTGATGAAATCGAATGGCAAGATGATGTCTCCCTGTGGCGGGCAAATTTGGCAGGCAACGCGAGCAGTGCGCTCGACTCACGCCGCCCGAGGGCGGCAAGAAGAATACCTGTGGACCAACTACAGCATAAGGCTTTGTGCATGTCTGAAGACACCTTTTACCCACAGGCCCAGCGCGGGCTGCCCGGTCTGTTGCGCGCCTGGCTGACCCATGGCCGCGGCGACAGCGAGCGTCTCGCCGTGCTGCTGGCCGATACCGCGCGCGTTGCAAGTCTAGGCCAGCCCGCCAGCAATCCCGATGGCGAGACGCTGGAGCAGTGGGCCGCAGAGGGCGGTGCGCCGCTATGGGCACCCAAGGCAGCGCTGTTCCTGTTGATGCAGATGCCGGCACGCCCGGTGCCGCAGGGGCCGGAGGACGCCTGCGCCTGGGCCTATTGCTGGTTGCGCATGCGCGAACACGACAGTCCCACGGCCGCTCTGATGGCATTACCGGAACATCTGCGCCAGCCGCTGGCCTGGCCCATCGAAGCCGCCTGGCAAGACCTGACGCACCAGCGGCTCATCTAGCCGCGCTCGATTGTCGTGCGTCCGCAGCGCTGTTGGTGAGCAGCGCTGCGTTTCTCTCTCCTCTGCTCTCCTCCCTCACCGCCCTCTCCTCTGCACTGCTTTCCCTCCCCTGCTTCCCCCCTTACCCGCTCCCGCCCGTTCCTGCCCGCTCTGCAGTTTCTCTGCCCGCACCCTCCTTACGGCTCCTTCTCCTTGCGGCTCTTGCTCCTTGCCCCTGCGTCACTCCCGAGCCACATCCTCTTCACGCCCGCTCATCCCCTGCGACTGACAGCGACTCTGGCAGTGACCCTGCTGACGTCCTCAAAAGGCAGCTCGTCCCGCTCTCAGCATTGCTGACAGTCATGGGTAGCAATTTTCTCAGCGAATCTTCTCACCACCAGCTAATGGCGTAGTGGAAACCTGAAACTCGTCAACGCCTAACTGACGTCATTTCGTTTAATCATCGTTTTGTGAAGCGATACACCCGAAGGGATTTCTTGTGTGAGCGAGGAGTAAAGTTCTTTCAACCGCAACGAAACGGTAATTCAACAAGAATCCGCTGGCGCGACACGACGACCAGCAAGCTTCAGGAGAAGCTCAATGACCACCTCCCTGATTGTCGGACTGGATGGAACCCCGGGCGGCGACAGTGCCATTGCCTATGCCAAGCGCGTCGCCTCTCTGGTGGGCGCGGAAACCAGGATCATTCTCTGCTACGTGGTCGAATGGTCGCCCTACAGCTTCAACACGCCGGAGGAGAACGCCCAGCGTGCCAGCCGCCGCGAGAGCGAGATAAAGCTGGCCCGCGAGCGTGTGCTGACGCCTGCCATCAGCGAGCTGGAAAAGGAGGGCTATCAGGTCGAGGGGCGTGTTCGCCACGGCGATGCCGCCGAGATTCTCAGCCTGCTGGCGCGTGAGGTGAATGCCGAGCAGATCATCGTCGGCCGCAAGGGGGAAAGCGTCCGCTCACGCATCTTCGGCAGCGTGACCGCCCATCTGATTCAAGAGGCCTCGGTGCCCGTCACCATCGTTCCCTGAGACAGGCGCCTCCCGCACCAGCCGCCTGCAGAGATTCGCACCCGACAATAACGACAATTCGCTTTTCGAGGTTACCTCTCATGAGTCGATTCCGCTCCCTGGCCCCCTGGGCTGCCGCGATGGCAGCCCTCATGGCCGCTAGCTCCGCCCGTGCCGAAGGCATGGACCAGGCCATCAGTGACATCGTCGGACCGATCGTCAACCCGATCGTCTCGACCATCTTCTATTCCGTGCCGGTGGCCGGCACCCAGTTCCCGCTGATCGTCGGCTGGCTGATCATCGCGGCGGTCGTCTTCACGCTCTATTTCGGCTTCGTGCAGTTCCGCCTGTTCGGCCATGCCGTGCGCCTGGTCAAGGGTGACTACACCGACCCGAAGGATGAAGGCGAGGTATCCCACTTCCAGGCACTGGCCACGGCACTGTCCGGCACGGTTGGCCTGGGCAACATCGCCGGTGTCGCGGTCGCCGTCTCGCTGGGCGGCCCGGGCGCGACCTTCTGGATGATTCTGGCCGGTCTGCTCGGCATGGCCTCCAAGTTCTGTGAATGTACCCTTGGCGTGAAGTACCGCAACGTCAACGCGGATGGCTCCATCTCCGGCGGCCCGATGTACTACCTTTCCAAGGGCTTCGCGGAAAATGGCAAGGCGGGGCTGGGCAAGGTTCTGGCGGTGTTCTTCGCCATCTGCGCCATCGGCGGCTCCATCGGCGGCGGCAACATGTTCCAGGCCAACCAGTCCTATCAGCAGGCCGTCAACGTCACCGGCGGTGATGCCAGCTTCCTGGTCGGCTACGGCTGGCTGTTCGGTCTCGTGATGGCCGCCATCGTCGGCATGGTCATCATTGGTGGCATCAAGTCCATCGCACGTGTCACCGAGAAGCTGGTGCCGATGATGGCTGTCATCTATGTGATCGCGGCGATCATCATCCTCGGCTTCAACTTCAGCGCGATTCCGGCTGCCTTCGGCGCCATCATCGAAGGTGCCTTCGCACCGGTCGCGGTCGGCGGCGGTATCGTCGGCGTGCTGATCCAGGGCTTCAAGCGTGCTGCCTTCTCCAATGAAGCCGGTATCGGCTCCGCGGCCATCGCCCACTCTGCCGTCAAGACTTCCCAGCCGGCGACCGAAGGCATCGTCGCCCTGCTCGAACCCTTCATCGATACCGTCGTCATCTGCACCATGACCGCGCTGGTCATCGTCATCACCGGTGCCTACCAGGTCGAAGGCCTCGGCGGCGTCCAGCTGACCTCCTACGCCTTCGAGACCGCCTTCCCGTGGTTCCCGTATGTGCTGGCGCTGGCGGTGCTGATGTTCGCCTTCTCCACCATGCTGTCCTGGTCCTACTACGGCCTGAAGGCCTGGACCTACCTGTTCGGTGAGGGCAAGGGTGCCGAGATCGTCTACAAGCTGATCTTCCTCGCCTTCGTGGTCATCGGCTCCTCCATGAGCCTCGGCCCGGTCATCGACTTCTCCGACGCCATGATCTTCGCCATGTCCATCGCCAACATCATCGGCCTCTACTACCTGATGCCGGTCGTGAAGCGTGAGCTGGCCCAGTACCTGGCCAAGCTGAAGTCCGGCGAGATCGCACCGGTCGACAAGGAGGCCAAGCGCCAGAACGCGTGATCCCCATCACGCCCAGGCGGGTCTGACACAGCCGTCAGCCGCCGCATGACTCAAGGCCCCTGCCCATCGGCAGGGGCTTTTTCGTTGTCGATCGTGCAATTCCGTGCATTGGACGACTGAAACCACTCAAGTCGGATTGCCGCAACGCAGTGCAATGGGTAGGGTGTGGCGCTCACTGGCCACACTGGCCGGAACCCGTATCAATGAGGACGTCTCATGCTCGCTTCCATGCATGCCATGGTGCTGCGCAATCCCGGCCCGGATGCCGACTTCGTGGCGACCGAATGCCCGCTACCCACTCCCGGCCCCGGCCAGGTGCGCATTCGTGTCGCCGCCTCCAGCGTCAATCCACTCGATCTCAAGCTGGCCAGCGGCCAGGTGCCTCTCCTGCCGCCAGCACCCTGCGTGCTGCACGGCGACGTGGCCGGTGTGATCGATGCCGTCGGGGATGACGTGCTGACCTTCTCGCCCGGCGACGAGGTGCTCGGCTTTGCCGGCGGTGTCGCCGCTCATCCGGGCGCGCTGGCGGATTACATGCTCGCCGATGAACGCCTGATCACCCGCAAGCCGCGCCGCCTGAGCTTCATGGAAGCCGCCGCGTTGCCGGCAGTGTTCATCACCGCCTGGCAGGCACTGGTAGAGCGTGGCCGGCTGGAAGCGGGACAACGCGTGCTGATCCACGGCGGCGCCGGTGGCGTCGGCCATGTGGCATTGCAGATCGCCCGCTGCATCGGCGCGGAAGTCGCCACGACCGTCTCCACGGATGACAAGGCCCGGGCGGCACGCGACTGCGGCGCGGACCACGTCATTCGCTATCGCGAGGAAGCGGTGGCCGATTACGTGGCCCGACTGACGGGTGGCGAGGGCTTCGATCTGGTCTTCGATTGCGTGGGCGGCGACAACCTGGCCGCCAGCTTCGCAGCCAGCAAGCTGGGCGGGCGCATCGTGACCATCAATGCGCGCACCACGGTGGATCTCTCGCCGCTGCACGCTGGCAGCCGCAGTCTGGAAGTGCTGTCGATCCTGCTGCCGCTCAGCGCGGGCATCGGGCATGAACAGCAGCGCCAGGCGTTGGGCAAGCTGGTAGAACTGGTCGAGGAAGGCGAATTCAAGGTGCGTCTCGATGAGCGTCAGTTCGACTTCAGCGAGGTCGCCGAGGCCCATCGTCATCAGGCCTCCGGCAAGGCGGTGGGCAAGATCTCGCTGGTGCGTCGTCAATTCTGGGACGCCGCCCAATGAGTGCAGCGCTTCAGGGTGAGCTGGGCCTGCAACTGCTCAAGCTACTGATTTCGGTGGCGGTGGTGATCGGGCTGTCATTGGTCGCGGAGCGTCTCTCGACGCGCATGGCCGGGCTGCTGTCCGGCTATCCGCTCGGCACGGCCATCACGCTGGGCTTCATCGGCGTGGAGATCTCCCCCGAGTTTGCCGGCCAGAGCGCCGTCTATACTCTGGCCGGTTTCTCATCGACTCTCGCCCTCGGTGTCGGCTACTGGCTATGCGGCCGCGCCGAAGGGCTACGTGGCGTCATCAATGGCACCCTGGGCGGCCTGCTGGGCTGGCTGGCGGCCAGCGTGGCGCTGGCACAGTTCGAGTTCACCCGCGTCAGCGGCGTGATCGTGACGCTGATCGCCATCGTGCTGTGCATGCGCCTCTATCGCGGCGTACCGGAGAGTACGGCACGCAAGTCGCCCTTCTCCTGGGTCTCGCTGCTGGCGCGCGCCGGACTGGCCGCCGGCATCGTGTTCGGCATCACCGCGCTGGCCCACCTGCTACCGCCTTCATGGGCAGGCCTGGTCGCGGCCTTCCCGGTCACCATGTACCCGCTGCTGGTGATTCTGCATCTCACCCAGGGGCCAGTGGCCGTCGCCACCGTCATCAAGCACTATCCGGCCGGCCTCGGCTCGCTGCTGTGTTATGCACTGGTGGTCTCGCTCAGCTATCCCTCCATGGGAGTCGGTCTGGGGACCCTCCTCGGCTTTGTGGTCGCAACGGCGTGGCTGGGCGTGTTCACGCCGTTGCAACGTCGACTAGCCTCACGACGTACAGCCAGCGCCTGAGCTTCCTGATAGGCTGAAATGCCGCATGGATGCCCAGGAGCGATGACATGTACTTCAAGACGCTGGAACCGGCCTTCTTCGACACCGATGCCCTCGGGCACGTCAACAACACGCGCCTGCCGGCCTGGTTCGAGTGGGCGCGCAATGACCTGTTCCGCGTCTTCGTGCCGGACCTCGACCCGCGCAAGTGGCCGCTGATCATGGCGCGCATCGAGGTCGACTTCCTCGCCGAGCTGCAATATGGCCAGCCGGTGGAGATTCGCACTTGGCTGTCGCGCCTCGGCGGCAGCTCCTTCACCGTGACCCAGGAGGCCTGGCAGAACGGGGTGTGCGGTGCACGCGGGCATTGCGTGCTGGTGCAGTTCGATCATCATGCCAAGCAATCCTTGCCCATCGAGGGCGAGCTGCGCGCGACCCTGGTCAGCCATGTGCACGAACACACCGACAGCGCCGAACTGGATGTCCCGGCTCTGCGCGAGGCCGCCCGGGCACTCGGGACGCACAGCGCAGCCTCCGAGGGGAGCGTGCCGGCATGACACCCGCGCTCAAGCTGCTCAAGGGCAAGCCGCACCGCACACTCGAATATGCCCACGACCCGCGTGCACCCGCCTACGGGGAAGAAGCCGCCCGCACGCTGGGGCTTGAACCCGCTCAGGTCTTCAAGACCCTCGTCTGCCAGCTGGAAGGCGGCAATGCACGTCAGCCGCTGGTGGTCGCCGTGGTGCCGGTCAGCGGCACGCTCGACCTCAAAGCACTGGCACGCGCCTGTGGCGCCCGCAAGGCGGCGCTGGCCACGCATGAGGCCGCCGAGCGTGCCACCGGCTATGTGGTCGGCGGCATCAGTCCGCTGGGGCAGAAGAGGCGCCTGCCATTGTGGGTCGATGACAGCGCCGCGACACAGGCGGAAATCTTCATCAGCGGTGGCCGCCGAGGACTGGAGATAGCGCTCGCCCCCGCGTTACTGTGTGAGCTGGGCAATGGCCAGTTCGCGCCGCTGGCCCGTGACGACTGACGGCCACGGGCGTGACATCCAAGGGCAGGCACTTCCTGGCAGACCTTGCACGATGGACTCTCCATGACGACCACCCGCCCCAGCACCGCGTCAGCGAGGAGGCCCGATGGGCATTCGCTACAGCAAGTGGATCTACCCGGACATGACCGAGCTGCATGCGCAGGTCGAGGCGGCGCTGGAGCAATGGTTCAGTGAGCGCTTCGCCGACTACCCGCACATCAGCTTGCCGGGCCTTGACCCCTACGATTATGATGGCTGGTTCAATCGTCTGGCCCCGGAGCTGATGGCGCGCGGCAGTGACTACTGCGAGCGCGAGTGGCATGGCTATGTGCCAAGCCCCCAACAGCTCAACCAGGCGTTCTTCCGGGCCGTCTCCCGGTCCAACAAGTGTGTGCTGGAGCCTGACTGCAAGCATGGTGATTCTGACCAATCATAGTCCCGACGCGCGGGAGCTCGAGATCATCGAGCGCCAGCTCGGGCGCAAGCCGCGCGGCATCCAGGCCGTGGCCGCCACCGATGGCGAGGGCACCCCGCTGGTGCTGCGCATGCATTCGCTGGTGGATGGCAAGCCCTTCCCGACCCTCTACTGGCTGTGCGACGAACGCCTCAAGATCTCGCTGTCACGCATCGAGGCCGAAGGCGTCATCAAGGAACTGGAAGAGAGCCTCAAGACCGATGAGGACCTGCTGGCGCGCTATCGTGCCAGTCATGAAGCCTATGTCGCCGAACGCTGGAGCTTCATGAGCGAGGCCGAGCGCAGCGCCATCGAGTCCCAGGGCTTCGCCGAGCTGATGCGTGAACGTGGCGTCGGCGGCATCCGCGACTGGAATCAGGTGCGCTGCCTGCATACCCAGTACGCCCAGCATCTCGCCTACGCCGAGGGCAACGCCATCGGTCACTGGGTCGATGCCCATTACGACGTGCTGTCCGAGCTGCCCTGAGCCCTGACAACGATCGACCCGACGCCGTCGGCTTGAGTGCAGAAGACGAAGAAGCCCGCCAATTGGCGGGCTTCTTGCGTTGGGACGAGCGTCAGGCCTACAGCGAGTGCGCGAAGACCAGCGCGATGCACAGCGGGCAGATCAGGCGCACGTACCACGGCCAGATCTTCCAGAACAGGCTGGACTCGATGTCCGGCGCCCCGCTCTGGATTTCCTTGAGCAGCGCATGACGCGACATCGCCCAGCCGACCAGCAGGCACATCACCAGCGCGACCAGCGGCTGGCTGTACTGGGTAGTCAACATGATCACCAGACCGAACAGCACCCCGAAGTTGGCGGCGATGGTCAGGCTGATGGCCATGATGGTGGCCCCGACAGCCAGGGTAGCGGCACGCCGACCCAGCCAGCCACGCTCGACCACGAAGGACACCGGCACTTCCAGCATCGAGATGGACGAGGTGATGCCCGCCACGCTCATCAGCGCGAAGAATGCCACCATCAAGATGTCACCTGCCCCGCCCATCTGGCCGAACAGCGCCGGCAGCGTGTCGAACAGCAGGGTGTCCGAGCTCTTGAGCAGGCCGTCGGCATCGAAGATCTCGACGCCCAGATGACGCGCGGCATACATGGCCGGAATCACCAGCAGGCCGGCGAGGAAGGCGATGCCGACATCGATCAGCGTCACCAGCACGCCCAGACGCGGCAGGTTCTGCTCCGGCCCCAGATAGGAGCCGTAGATCAGCATCGCGCCCACGCCGAGCGACAGCGAGAAGAACGCCTGGCCCATCGCGCTCAGCATCAGATCGGCATCGAAGATGCGGTCCCACTGCGGCGTCAGGTAGACACTCAGGCCCTCATCGGCGCCCGGCAGAGTCAAAACGTAGCCGATCAATCCGACCAGCAGCATCAGCAACAGCGGCATCAGACGCGTGGACCATTTCTCGATCCCGCCGCGCACGCCACCGACCACGATTGCCATCGTCAGGGCGAGGAAGACCGCCGTCAGCGAGACATTGCGCGTGAAATCGAAGGTGGTC
It includes:
- a CDS encoding universal stress protein, translated to MTTSLIVGLDGTPGGDSAIAYAKRVASLVGAETRIILCYVVEWSPYSFNTPEENAQRASRRESEIKLARERVLTPAISELEKEGYQVEGRVRHGDAAEILSLLAREVNAEQIIVGRKGESVRSRIFGSVTAHLIQEASVPVTIVP
- a CDS encoding EVE domain-containing protein, with protein sequence MRHWLVKTEPDAFSLDDLRRETPALWDGVRNYQARNFLREMQLGDVVLIQHSSCKVPAVVGLAVVSELALPDPTASDPEHKGFDPRQVADIDADKPPRWVAPRLSYLRPLRNSLPIARLKARPELADSHLVRRARLSVMPLSESEAACIASLAGDTLLP
- the phbB gene encoding acetoacetyl-CoA reductase; translated protein: MTQTAPVAWVTGGTGGIGSAICRELANQGYQVIAGYRNKEKAEGWLTEQRAAGFENIALSGIELDNFEACQAGVNEIRERFGPIAVLVNCAGITRDTSMRKMSYEQWREVINCNLDSVFNTCRAVINDMLEHKYGRIVNISSINGRKGQFGQVNYSAAKAGMHGLTMALAQETATKGITVNTLSPGYIATDMIMKIPEEIRESIRETIPVKRYGQPDEIARAVAFLADEKSGFITGANLDINGGQFMG
- a CDS encoding MalY/PatB family protein, with the translated sequence MPFDFITPLDRRQYPSQKWDRYASDVMPLWIADMDFSAPPAVTRALAERVAHPVYGYAKPSESLDDSLCDWSREHYGWEVPRDAIVWLPGVVPALHLASLALTSPGAGVVTTTPIYPPFLKVAQKTGRLAQMAPLAEPETQGGPWRLDLEALEAAITPETELLLWCHPHNPTGRVWREEELEALAELVERHDLLVVSDELHADLVVDPTARHIPLASLSERLAARCVTLWAPSKTFNTAGLTFACAVITDPKLRARFTGAANGLMPDTNVLGMAATEAAWREGEPWRQELLSVLRDNLDLLESHVARWDGVSMSRPQATYLAWLDMRKAGLGESPQQTLLEECDVALSDGADFGWPGFVRLNYATTRVQLEQALQQMDERLQKG
- a CDS encoding tetratricopeptide repeat protein — its product is MIIDPNTGQPLTGNDTTAAQPQGVVGGGAASAPRQAEDANTYIIDVDMSNLQQVLEASQQVPVLLDCWSPQSEHCLVLTPILEKLAREYAGGFILAKLNAEEQQDIAAQLGVRSVPDVKLVIQGGLAGNFTGARPEAEIRQFLEQHKVQPAAGAGPSLSEQAATALESGDLVTAKALYQQLAQESPDTPEYRIHLASVLVAEGNGEEARQLLDSLKPEDRDGAQARGVRARIDFIAEAPSPEEVQAMIERDDSEARYQRAMRDLADGHYELALDALISLVKTDRQYGEDLARKTLLRVFDALGATHELTVRFRRQLFALMY
- a CDS encoding alanine/glycine:cation symporter family protein, whose product is MAASSARAEGMDQAISDIVGPIVNPIVSTIFYSVPVAGTQFPLIVGWLIIAAVVFTLYFGFVQFRLFGHAVRLVKGDYTDPKDEGEVSHFQALATALSGTVGLGNIAGVAVAVSLGGPGATFWMILAGLLGMASKFCECTLGVKYRNVNADGSISGGPMYYLSKGFAENGKAGLGKVLAVFFAICAIGGSIGGGNMFQANQSYQQAVNVTGGDASFLVGYGWLFGLVMAAIVGMVIIGGIKSIARVTEKLVPMMAVIYVIAAIIILGFNFSAIPAAFGAIIEGAFAPVAVGGGIVGVLIQGFKRAAFSNEAGIGSAAIAHSAVKTSQPATEGIVALLEPFIDTVVICTMTALVIVITGAYQVEGLGGVQLTSYAFETAFPWFPYVLALAVLMFAFSTMLSWSYYGLKAWTYLFGEGKGAEIVYKLIFLAFVVIGSSMSLGPVIDFSDAMIFAMSIANIIGLYYLMPVVKRELAQYLAKLKSGEIAPVDKEAKRQNA